In Canis lupus dingo isolate Sandy chromosome 1, ASM325472v2, whole genome shotgun sequence, a single genomic region encodes these proteins:
- the SPHK2 gene encoding sphingosine kinase 2 isoform X2: MNGRLEAEEQRNQRPDQELTWSWGHRPRSALDRAEAMAPPPPPPLAASTPLLHGEFGSYPARGSRFALTLTPQALHIQRLRPKPEARPRGGLVLLAEVSGCCTLRSRSLSDSAAYFCIYTYPQGRRGGRLGGRRRAPRTFRADGAATYEENRAEAQRWATALMCLLRGVPLPGDGEITPELLPRPPRLFLLVNPFGGRGLAWQWCKNHVLPMISEAGLSFNLIQTERQNHARELVQGLNLSEWDGIVTVSGDGLLFEVLNGLLGRPDWEEAVKTPVGILPCGSGNALAGAVNQHGGFEPALGVDLLLNCSLLLCRGGSRPLDLLSVTLASGSRCFSFLSVAWGFVSDVDIQSERFRALGSARFTLGTVLGLANLHTYRGRLSYLPAAVEPASPTPAHGLPRAKSELTLAPAPAPAPPVAHSPLHRSVSDLPLPLPMPQPALTSPGSPEPLPILSLNGGGPELAGDWGGAGDAPLSPDPLLPSPPSSPKAALLSPITEGVPEMPASSGLPPPTPDAPEAISTGGPPDHLLPPLGTPLPPGWVTLEGDFVLMLAISPSHLGADLVAAPHARFDDGLVHLCWVRGGISRAALLRLFLAMERGSHFNLGCPQLGYAAARAFRLEPLTPRGVLTVDGEQVEYGPLQAQMHPGLGTLLTGPPGCPGREP; encoded by the exons agGCCAGACCAGGAGCTGACCTGGAGCTGGGGCCACAGGCCTAGAAGCGCCCTGGACAGGGCCGAGGCCATGGCCCCCCCACCGCCGCCACCATTGGCCGCCAGCACCCCGCTCCTGCATGGCGAGTTTGGCTCCTACCCAGCCCGCGGCTCCCGCTTCGCCCTCACTCTCACACCACAGGCCCTGCACATACAGCGGCTGCGTCCGAAGCCTGAAGCCCGGCCCCGGGGCGGCTTGGTCCTGTTGGCCGAGGTGTCTGGCTGCTGCACCCTTCGGAGCCGCAGCCTCTCAGACTCAGCAGCCTACTTCTGCATCTACACCTACCCGCAGGGCCGGCGCGGGGGCCGGCTTGGGGGCCGGCGCAGAGCCCCTCGCACCTTTCGGGCCGACGGGGCAGCCACCTACGAGGAGAACCGCGCTGAGGCCCAGCGCTGGGCCACTGCCCTCATGTGTCTGCTCCGTGGAGTGCCActgcctggggatgggg AAATAACCCCTGAGCTTCTGCCAAGGCCACCCCGATTGTTTCTACTGGTCAATCCCTTCGGGGGGCGGGGTCTGGCCTGGCAGTGGTGTAAGAACCACGTGCTGCCCATGATCTCTGAAGCCGGGCTGTCCTTCAACCTCATCCAGACAG AACGGCAGAACCACGCCCGGGAGCTGGTTCAGGGACTGAACCTGAGTGAGTGGGACGGCATCGTGACAGTCTCAGGAGACGGGCTGCTGTTTGAG GTGCTGAACGGGCTCCTAGGCCGCCCTGATTGGGAAGAAGCTGTGAAGACACCTGTGGGCATTCTCCCCTGTGGCTCAGGCAATGCCCTGGCTGGAGCTGTGAACCAGCATGGGGG GTTTGAACCTGCCCTGGGTGTCGACCTGCTGCTCAACTGCTCACTGCTCCTCTGCCGGGGTGGCAGCCGCCCGCTGGATCTGCTCTCTGTGACACTGGCCTCGGGTTCCCGCTGTTTCTCCTTCCTGTCCGTGGCCTGGGGCTTCGTGTCAGATGTGGACATCCAGAGCGAGCGCTTCAGGGCCCTGGGCAGTGCCCGCTTCACACTGGGCACGGTGCTGGGCCTTGCCAACCTGCACACATACCGCGGACGCCTCTCCTACCTCCCTGCCGCTGTGGAACCTGCCTCACCCACCCCTGCTCACGGCCTGCCCCGTGCCAAGTCAGAGCTGACtctggccccagccccggccccagccccacccgTGGCACACTCACCCCTGCATCGCTCGGTATCTGACCTGCCCCTGCCACTGCCCATGCCCCAGCCTGCCCTGACCTCCCCTGGCTCACCTGAGCCCCTGCCCATCCTGTCTCTCAACGGTGGGGGCCCAGAGTTGGCTGGGgactggggtggggctggggatgcCCCACTGTCCCCAGACCCACTGCTGCCCTCACCACCTAGTTCCCCTAAGGCAGCTTTATTGTCCCCCATCACCGAGGGGGTTCCAGAAATGCcagcctcctctgggctcccacctcccacccctgatGCCCCGGAAGCGATCTCTACTGGGGGCCCACCTGAccacctgctccctcctctgggcacccccctccccccaggctggGTGACGCTGGAGGGGGACTTTGTGCTTATGTTGGCCATCTCACCCAGCCACCTGGGGGCTGATCTGGTGGCAGCTCCCCACGCGCGCTTTGACGACGGCCTGGTGCACCTGTGCTGGGTGCGGGGCGGCATCTCGCGAGCTGCGCTGCTGCGCCTTTTTCTGGCCATGGAGCGAGGGAGCCACTTCAACCTGGGCTGTCCGCAGCTGGGCTATGCCGCGGCCCGTGCCTTCCGCCTCGAGCCTCTCACGCCTCGGGGCGTGCTCACTGTGGACGGAGAGCAGGTGGAGTATGGGCCACTGCAGGCGCAGATGCATCCAGGCCTGGGTACACTGCTCACCGGGCCTCCGGGCTGCCCAGGTCGGGAGCCTTGA
- the SPHK2 gene encoding sphingosine kinase 2 isoform X5, with translation MISEAGLSFNLIQTERQNHARELVQGLNLSEWDGIVTVSGDGLLFEVLNGLLGRPDWEEAVKTPVGILPCGSGNALAGAVNQHGGFEPALGVDLLLNCSLLLCRGGSRPLDLLSVTLASGSRCFSFLSVAWGFVSDVDIQSERFRALGSARFTLGTVLGLANLHTYRGRLSYLPAAVEPASPTPAHGLPRAKSELTLAPAPAPAPPVAHSPLHRSVSDLPLPLPMPQPALTSPGSPEPLPILSLNGGGPELAGDWGGAGDAPLSPDPLLPSPPSSPKAALLSPITEGVPEMPASSGLPPPTPDAPEAISTGGPPDHLLPPLGTPLPPGWVTLEGDFVLMLAISPSHLGADLVAAPHARFDDGLVHLCWVRGGISRAALLRLFLAMERGSHFNLGCPQLGYAAARAFRLEPLTPRGVLTVDGEQVEYGPLQAQMHPGLGTLLTGPPGCPGREP, from the exons ATGATCTCTGAAGCCGGGCTGTCCTTCAACCTCATCCAGACAG AACGGCAGAACCACGCCCGGGAGCTGGTTCAGGGACTGAACCTGAGTGAGTGGGACGGCATCGTGACAGTCTCAGGAGACGGGCTGCTGTTTGAG GTGCTGAACGGGCTCCTAGGCCGCCCTGATTGGGAAGAAGCTGTGAAGACACCTGTGGGCATTCTCCCCTGTGGCTCAGGCAATGCCCTGGCTGGAGCTGTGAACCAGCATGGGGG GTTTGAACCTGCCCTGGGTGTCGACCTGCTGCTCAACTGCTCACTGCTCCTCTGCCGGGGTGGCAGCCGCCCGCTGGATCTGCTCTCTGTGACACTGGCCTCGGGTTCCCGCTGTTTCTCCTTCCTGTCCGTGGCCTGGGGCTTCGTGTCAGATGTGGACATCCAGAGCGAGCGCTTCAGGGCCCTGGGCAGTGCCCGCTTCACACTGGGCACGGTGCTGGGCCTTGCCAACCTGCACACATACCGCGGACGCCTCTCCTACCTCCCTGCCGCTGTGGAACCTGCCTCACCCACCCCTGCTCACGGCCTGCCCCGTGCCAAGTCAGAGCTGACtctggccccagccccggccccagccccacccgTGGCACACTCACCCCTGCATCGCTCGGTATCTGACCTGCCCCTGCCACTGCCCATGCCCCAGCCTGCCCTGACCTCCCCTGGCTCACCTGAGCCCCTGCCCATCCTGTCTCTCAACGGTGGGGGCCCAGAGTTGGCTGGGgactggggtggggctggggatgcCCCACTGTCCCCAGACCCACTGCTGCCCTCACCACCTAGTTCCCCTAAGGCAGCTTTATTGTCCCCCATCACCGAGGGGGTTCCAGAAATGCcagcctcctctgggctcccacctcccacccctgatGCCCCGGAAGCGATCTCTACTGGGGGCCCACCTGAccacctgctccctcctctgggcacccccctccccccaggctggGTGACGCTGGAGGGGGACTTTGTGCTTATGTTGGCCATCTCACCCAGCCACCTGGGGGCTGATCTGGTGGCAGCTCCCCACGCGCGCTTTGACGACGGCCTGGTGCACCTGTGCTGGGTGCGGGGCGGCATCTCGCGAGCTGCGCTGCTGCGCCTTTTTCTGGCCATGGAGCGAGGGAGCCACTTCAACCTGGGCTGTCCGCAGCTGGGCTATGCCGCGGCCCGTGCCTTCCGCCTCGAGCCTCTCACGCCTCGGGGCGTGCTCACTGTGGACGGAGAGCAGGTGGAGTATGGGCCACTGCAGGCGCAGATGCATCCAGGCCTGGGTACACTGCTCACCGGGCCTCCGGGCTGCCCAGGTCGGGAGCCTTGA
- the SPHK2 gene encoding sphingosine kinase 2 isoform X4 produces MAPPPPPPLAASTPLLHGEFGSYPARGSRFALTLTPQALHIQRLRPKPEARPRGGLVLLAEVSGCCTLRSRSLSDSAAYFCIYTYPQGRRGGRLGGRRRAPRTFRADGAATYEENRAEAQRWATALMCLLRGVPLPGDGEITPELLPRPPRLFLLVNPFGGRGLAWQWCKNHVLPMISEAGLSFNLIQTERQNHARELVQGLNLSEWDGIVTVSGDGLLFEVLNGLLGRPDWEEAVKTPVGILPCGSGNALAGAVNQHGGFEPALGVDLLLNCSLLLCRGGSRPLDLLSVTLASGSRCFSFLSVAWGFVSDVDIQSERFRALGSARFTLGTVLGLANLHTYRGRLSYLPAAVEPASPTPAHGLPRAKSELTLAPAPAPAPPVAHSPLHRSVSDLPLPLPMPQPALTSPGSPEPLPILSLNGGGPELAGDWGGAGDAPLSPDPLLPSPPSSPKAALLSPITEGVPEMPASSGLPPPTPDAPEAISTGGPPDHLLPPLGTPLPPGWVTLEGDFVLMLAISPSHLGADLVAAPHARFDDGLVHLCWVRGGISRAALLRLFLAMERGSHFNLGCPQLGYAAARAFRLEPLTPRGVLTVDGEQVEYGPLQAQMHPGLGTLLTGPPGCPGREP; encoded by the exons ATGGCCCCCCCACCGCCGCCACCATTGGCCGCCAGCACCCCGCTCCTGCATGGCGAGTTTGGCTCCTACCCAGCCCGCGGCTCCCGCTTCGCCCTCACTCTCACACCACAGGCCCTGCACATACAGCGGCTGCGTCCGAAGCCTGAAGCCCGGCCCCGGGGCGGCTTGGTCCTGTTGGCCGAGGTGTCTGGCTGCTGCACCCTTCGGAGCCGCAGCCTCTCAGACTCAGCAGCCTACTTCTGCATCTACACCTACCCGCAGGGCCGGCGCGGGGGCCGGCTTGGGGGCCGGCGCAGAGCCCCTCGCACCTTTCGGGCCGACGGGGCAGCCACCTACGAGGAGAACCGCGCTGAGGCCCAGCGCTGGGCCACTGCCCTCATGTGTCTGCTCCGTGGAGTGCCActgcctggggatgggg AAATAACCCCTGAGCTTCTGCCAAGGCCACCCCGATTGTTTCTACTGGTCAATCCCTTCGGGGGGCGGGGTCTGGCCTGGCAGTGGTGTAAGAACCACGTGCTGCCCATGATCTCTGAAGCCGGGCTGTCCTTCAACCTCATCCAGACAG AACGGCAGAACCACGCCCGGGAGCTGGTTCAGGGACTGAACCTGAGTGAGTGGGACGGCATCGTGACAGTCTCAGGAGACGGGCTGCTGTTTGAG GTGCTGAACGGGCTCCTAGGCCGCCCTGATTGGGAAGAAGCTGTGAAGACACCTGTGGGCATTCTCCCCTGTGGCTCAGGCAATGCCCTGGCTGGAGCTGTGAACCAGCATGGGGG GTTTGAACCTGCCCTGGGTGTCGACCTGCTGCTCAACTGCTCACTGCTCCTCTGCCGGGGTGGCAGCCGCCCGCTGGATCTGCTCTCTGTGACACTGGCCTCGGGTTCCCGCTGTTTCTCCTTCCTGTCCGTGGCCTGGGGCTTCGTGTCAGATGTGGACATCCAGAGCGAGCGCTTCAGGGCCCTGGGCAGTGCCCGCTTCACACTGGGCACGGTGCTGGGCCTTGCCAACCTGCACACATACCGCGGACGCCTCTCCTACCTCCCTGCCGCTGTGGAACCTGCCTCACCCACCCCTGCTCACGGCCTGCCCCGTGCCAAGTCAGAGCTGACtctggccccagccccggccccagccccacccgTGGCACACTCACCCCTGCATCGCTCGGTATCTGACCTGCCCCTGCCACTGCCCATGCCCCAGCCTGCCCTGACCTCCCCTGGCTCACCTGAGCCCCTGCCCATCCTGTCTCTCAACGGTGGGGGCCCAGAGTTGGCTGGGgactggggtggggctggggatgcCCCACTGTCCCCAGACCCACTGCTGCCCTCACCACCTAGTTCCCCTAAGGCAGCTTTATTGTCCCCCATCACCGAGGGGGTTCCAGAAATGCcagcctcctctgggctcccacctcccacccctgatGCCCCGGAAGCGATCTCTACTGGGGGCCCACCTGAccacctgctccctcctctgggcacccccctccccccaggctggGTGACGCTGGAGGGGGACTTTGTGCTTATGTTGGCCATCTCACCCAGCCACCTGGGGGCTGATCTGGTGGCAGCTCCCCACGCGCGCTTTGACGACGGCCTGGTGCACCTGTGCTGGGTGCGGGGCGGCATCTCGCGAGCTGCGCTGCTGCGCCTTTTTCTGGCCATGGAGCGAGGGAGCCACTTCAACCTGGGCTGTCCGCAGCTGGGCTATGCCGCGGCCCGTGCCTTCCGCCTCGAGCCTCTCACGCCTCGGGGCGTGCTCACTGTGGACGGAGAGCAGGTGGAGTATGGGCCACTGCAGGCGCAGATGCATCCAGGCCTGGGTACACTGCTCACCGGGCCTCCGGGCTGCCCAGGTCGGGAGCCTTGA
- the SPHK2 gene encoding sphingosine kinase 2 isoform X1, whose protein sequence is MASGEGTSGPAPIPSLESRRPDAQRPDQELTWSWGHRPRSALDRAEAMAPPPPPPLAASTPLLHGEFGSYPARGSRFALTLTPQALHIQRLRPKPEARPRGGLVLLAEVSGCCTLRSRSLSDSAAYFCIYTYPQGRRGGRLGGRRRAPRTFRADGAATYEENRAEAQRWATALMCLLRGVPLPGDGEITPELLPRPPRLFLLVNPFGGRGLAWQWCKNHVLPMISEAGLSFNLIQTERQNHARELVQGLNLSEWDGIVTVSGDGLLFEVLNGLLGRPDWEEAVKTPVGILPCGSGNALAGAVNQHGGFEPALGVDLLLNCSLLLCRGGSRPLDLLSVTLASGSRCFSFLSVAWGFVSDVDIQSERFRALGSARFTLGTVLGLANLHTYRGRLSYLPAAVEPASPTPAHGLPRAKSELTLAPAPAPAPPVAHSPLHRSVSDLPLPLPMPQPALTSPGSPEPLPILSLNGGGPELAGDWGGAGDAPLSPDPLLPSPPSSPKAALLSPITEGVPEMPASSGLPPPTPDAPEAISTGGPPDHLLPPLGTPLPPGWVTLEGDFVLMLAISPSHLGADLVAAPHARFDDGLVHLCWVRGGISRAALLRLFLAMERGSHFNLGCPQLGYAAARAFRLEPLTPRGVLTVDGEQVEYGPLQAQMHPGLGTLLTGPPGCPGREP, encoded by the exons agGCCAGACCAGGAGCTGACCTGGAGCTGGGGCCACAGGCCTAGAAGCGCCCTGGACAGGGCCGAGGCCATGGCCCCCCCACCGCCGCCACCATTGGCCGCCAGCACCCCGCTCCTGCATGGCGAGTTTGGCTCCTACCCAGCCCGCGGCTCCCGCTTCGCCCTCACTCTCACACCACAGGCCCTGCACATACAGCGGCTGCGTCCGAAGCCTGAAGCCCGGCCCCGGGGCGGCTTGGTCCTGTTGGCCGAGGTGTCTGGCTGCTGCACCCTTCGGAGCCGCAGCCTCTCAGACTCAGCAGCCTACTTCTGCATCTACACCTACCCGCAGGGCCGGCGCGGGGGCCGGCTTGGGGGCCGGCGCAGAGCCCCTCGCACCTTTCGGGCCGACGGGGCAGCCACCTACGAGGAGAACCGCGCTGAGGCCCAGCGCTGGGCCACTGCCCTCATGTGTCTGCTCCGTGGAGTGCCActgcctggggatgggg AAATAACCCCTGAGCTTCTGCCAAGGCCACCCCGATTGTTTCTACTGGTCAATCCCTTCGGGGGGCGGGGTCTGGCCTGGCAGTGGTGTAAGAACCACGTGCTGCCCATGATCTCTGAAGCCGGGCTGTCCTTCAACCTCATCCAGACAG AACGGCAGAACCACGCCCGGGAGCTGGTTCAGGGACTGAACCTGAGTGAGTGGGACGGCATCGTGACAGTCTCAGGAGACGGGCTGCTGTTTGAG GTGCTGAACGGGCTCCTAGGCCGCCCTGATTGGGAAGAAGCTGTGAAGACACCTGTGGGCATTCTCCCCTGTGGCTCAGGCAATGCCCTGGCTGGAGCTGTGAACCAGCATGGGGG GTTTGAACCTGCCCTGGGTGTCGACCTGCTGCTCAACTGCTCACTGCTCCTCTGCCGGGGTGGCAGCCGCCCGCTGGATCTGCTCTCTGTGACACTGGCCTCGGGTTCCCGCTGTTTCTCCTTCCTGTCCGTGGCCTGGGGCTTCGTGTCAGATGTGGACATCCAGAGCGAGCGCTTCAGGGCCCTGGGCAGTGCCCGCTTCACACTGGGCACGGTGCTGGGCCTTGCCAACCTGCACACATACCGCGGACGCCTCTCCTACCTCCCTGCCGCTGTGGAACCTGCCTCACCCACCCCTGCTCACGGCCTGCCCCGTGCCAAGTCAGAGCTGACtctggccccagccccggccccagccccacccgTGGCACACTCACCCCTGCATCGCTCGGTATCTGACCTGCCCCTGCCACTGCCCATGCCCCAGCCTGCCCTGACCTCCCCTGGCTCACCTGAGCCCCTGCCCATCCTGTCTCTCAACGGTGGGGGCCCAGAGTTGGCTGGGgactggggtggggctggggatgcCCCACTGTCCCCAGACCCACTGCTGCCCTCACCACCTAGTTCCCCTAAGGCAGCTTTATTGTCCCCCATCACCGAGGGGGTTCCAGAAATGCcagcctcctctgggctcccacctcccacccctgatGCCCCGGAAGCGATCTCTACTGGGGGCCCACCTGAccacctgctccctcctctgggcacccccctccccccaggctggGTGACGCTGGAGGGGGACTTTGTGCTTATGTTGGCCATCTCACCCAGCCACCTGGGGGCTGATCTGGTGGCAGCTCCCCACGCGCGCTTTGACGACGGCCTGGTGCACCTGTGCTGGGTGCGGGGCGGCATCTCGCGAGCTGCGCTGCTGCGCCTTTTTCTGGCCATGGAGCGAGGGAGCCACTTCAACCTGGGCTGTCCGCAGCTGGGCTATGCCGCGGCCCGTGCCTTCCGCCTCGAGCCTCTCACGCCTCGGGGCGTGCTCACTGTGGACGGAGAGCAGGTGGAGTATGGGCCACTGCAGGCGCAGATGCATCCAGGCCTGGGTACACTGCTCACCGGGCCTCCGGGCTGCCCAGGTCGGGAGCCTTGA
- the SPHK2 gene encoding sphingosine kinase 2 isoform X3: protein METQRPDQELTWSWGHRPRSALDRAEAMAPPPPPPLAASTPLLHGEFGSYPARGSRFALTLTPQALHIQRLRPKPEARPRGGLVLLAEVSGCCTLRSRSLSDSAAYFCIYTYPQGRRGGRLGGRRRAPRTFRADGAATYEENRAEAQRWATALMCLLRGVPLPGDGEITPELLPRPPRLFLLVNPFGGRGLAWQWCKNHVLPMISEAGLSFNLIQTERQNHARELVQGLNLSEWDGIVTVSGDGLLFEVLNGLLGRPDWEEAVKTPVGILPCGSGNALAGAVNQHGGFEPALGVDLLLNCSLLLCRGGSRPLDLLSVTLASGSRCFSFLSVAWGFVSDVDIQSERFRALGSARFTLGTVLGLANLHTYRGRLSYLPAAVEPASPTPAHGLPRAKSELTLAPAPAPAPPVAHSPLHRSVSDLPLPLPMPQPALTSPGSPEPLPILSLNGGGPELAGDWGGAGDAPLSPDPLLPSPPSSPKAALLSPITEGVPEMPASSGLPPPTPDAPEAISTGGPPDHLLPPLGTPLPPGWVTLEGDFVLMLAISPSHLGADLVAAPHARFDDGLVHLCWVRGGISRAALLRLFLAMERGSHFNLGCPQLGYAAARAFRLEPLTPRGVLTVDGEQVEYGPLQAQMHPGLGTLLTGPPGCPGREP, encoded by the exons agGCCAGACCAGGAGCTGACCTGGAGCTGGGGCCACAGGCCTAGAAGCGCCCTGGACAGGGCCGAGGCCATGGCCCCCCCACCGCCGCCACCATTGGCCGCCAGCACCCCGCTCCTGCATGGCGAGTTTGGCTCCTACCCAGCCCGCGGCTCCCGCTTCGCCCTCACTCTCACACCACAGGCCCTGCACATACAGCGGCTGCGTCCGAAGCCTGAAGCCCGGCCCCGGGGCGGCTTGGTCCTGTTGGCCGAGGTGTCTGGCTGCTGCACCCTTCGGAGCCGCAGCCTCTCAGACTCAGCAGCCTACTTCTGCATCTACACCTACCCGCAGGGCCGGCGCGGGGGCCGGCTTGGGGGCCGGCGCAGAGCCCCTCGCACCTTTCGGGCCGACGGGGCAGCCACCTACGAGGAGAACCGCGCTGAGGCCCAGCGCTGGGCCACTGCCCTCATGTGTCTGCTCCGTGGAGTGCCActgcctggggatgggg AAATAACCCCTGAGCTTCTGCCAAGGCCACCCCGATTGTTTCTACTGGTCAATCCCTTCGGGGGGCGGGGTCTGGCCTGGCAGTGGTGTAAGAACCACGTGCTGCCCATGATCTCTGAAGCCGGGCTGTCCTTCAACCTCATCCAGACAG AACGGCAGAACCACGCCCGGGAGCTGGTTCAGGGACTGAACCTGAGTGAGTGGGACGGCATCGTGACAGTCTCAGGAGACGGGCTGCTGTTTGAG GTGCTGAACGGGCTCCTAGGCCGCCCTGATTGGGAAGAAGCTGTGAAGACACCTGTGGGCATTCTCCCCTGTGGCTCAGGCAATGCCCTGGCTGGAGCTGTGAACCAGCATGGGGG GTTTGAACCTGCCCTGGGTGTCGACCTGCTGCTCAACTGCTCACTGCTCCTCTGCCGGGGTGGCAGCCGCCCGCTGGATCTGCTCTCTGTGACACTGGCCTCGGGTTCCCGCTGTTTCTCCTTCCTGTCCGTGGCCTGGGGCTTCGTGTCAGATGTGGACATCCAGAGCGAGCGCTTCAGGGCCCTGGGCAGTGCCCGCTTCACACTGGGCACGGTGCTGGGCCTTGCCAACCTGCACACATACCGCGGACGCCTCTCCTACCTCCCTGCCGCTGTGGAACCTGCCTCACCCACCCCTGCTCACGGCCTGCCCCGTGCCAAGTCAGAGCTGACtctggccccagccccggccccagccccacccgTGGCACACTCACCCCTGCATCGCTCGGTATCTGACCTGCCCCTGCCACTGCCCATGCCCCAGCCTGCCCTGACCTCCCCTGGCTCACCTGAGCCCCTGCCCATCCTGTCTCTCAACGGTGGGGGCCCAGAGTTGGCTGGGgactggggtggggctggggatgcCCCACTGTCCCCAGACCCACTGCTGCCCTCACCACCTAGTTCCCCTAAGGCAGCTTTATTGTCCCCCATCACCGAGGGGGTTCCAGAAATGCcagcctcctctgggctcccacctcccacccctgatGCCCCGGAAGCGATCTCTACTGGGGGCCCACCTGAccacctgctccctcctctgggcacccccctccccccaggctggGTGACGCTGGAGGGGGACTTTGTGCTTATGTTGGCCATCTCACCCAGCCACCTGGGGGCTGATCTGGTGGCAGCTCCCCACGCGCGCTTTGACGACGGCCTGGTGCACCTGTGCTGGGTGCGGGGCGGCATCTCGCGAGCTGCGCTGCTGCGCCTTTTTCTGGCCATGGAGCGAGGGAGCCACTTCAACCTGGGCTGTCCGCAGCTGGGCTATGCCGCGGCCCGTGCCTTCCGCCTCGAGCCTCTCACGCCTCGGGGCGTGCTCACTGTGGACGGAGAGCAGGTGGAGTATGGGCCACTGCAGGCGCAGATGCATCCAGGCCTGGGTACACTGCTCACCGGGCCTCCGGGCTGCCCAGGTCGGGAGCCTTGA